The proteins below come from a single Iocasia fonsfrigidae genomic window:
- the kamE gene encoding lysine 5,6-aminomutase subunit beta yields the protein MNELNYQAVKPYGDTLNDGKVQLSFTLPLETGLEAREAARLLANKMGLEEVGVVEMKDMGEGFSFFVLYGKLIHSVDFTGIKVASVETDVMDYYEVNSYIKDKIGRKVTVVGACTGSDAHTVGLDAIMNMKGYAGEYGLERYPQINAHNLGSQVPNEELIEKALELEADAILVSQVVTQKDVHIKNLTELVELLEAEGLRDKFVVAVGGPRISHQLALELGFDAGFGTGTLPPDVASYIVQTIVERGLNVEK from the coding sequence ATGAATGAATTAAATTATCAAGCTGTTAAACCATATGGTGATACCCTTAATGATGGTAAGGTACAGCTTAGTTTTACTCTTCCTCTGGAGACAGGACTAGAGGCTCGGGAAGCCGCCCGTTTATTAGCCAATAAGATGGGTTTAGAGGAAGTAGGTGTTGTTGAAATGAAAGATATGGGTGAGGGGTTTAGTTTTTTCGTTTTATATGGTAAATTAATTCATAGTGTTGATTTTACTGGTATAAAGGTAGCCAGTGTGGAAACAGATGTAATGGATTATTATGAGGTGAATAGTTATATAAAAGATAAGATTGGGCGTAAGGTAACAGTTGTTGGGGCTTGTACTGGTTCTGATGCCCATACTGTTGGCCTGGATGCTATTATGAATATGAAAGGTTATGCTGGTGAATATGGTCTGGAACGTTATCCCCAGATTAATGCCCATAATTTAGGGAGTCAGGTTCCCAATGAGGAATTAATAGAAAAGGCCTTAGAACTGGAAGCAGATGCAATCCTGGTATCACAGGTAGTTACTCAAAAAGATGTTCATATTAAAAACCTGACAGAATTGGTGGAGCTGCTAGAGGCAGAGGGTCTGCGGGATAAATTTGTAGTAGCAGTTGGCGGTCCTCGTATTAGTCATCAACTTGCTCTAGAGCTTGGTTTTGATGCAGGGTTTGGAACAGGTACCCTGCCACCTGATGTAGCATCATATATTGTGCAGACTATTGTTGAACGGGGATTAAATGTTGAAAAATAA